In Euphorbia lathyris chromosome 9, ddEupLath1.1, whole genome shotgun sequence, the following are encoded in one genomic region:
- the LOC136207064 gene encoding phosphatidylinositol 4-kinase gamma 8, which translates to MAIVIEQHHGYKPFDRSQRCRLQSFTHFDYSNFLQPSQTNLTHNSSFKQQQAFQFVTDTNTNNINNNNFHRSLSTPCFPLPTTQFKDELNDKLRIEIVGGYGAPKVHALVVEISIAMATNVEPIPLANGLGGAYLLCNRNGDNIAIAKPIDEEPLAFNNPKGFGGLMLGQPGIKRSIKVGGTGIRELAAYLLDHAGFAGVPPTALVKIADVGFHSEIDKNCNVSSSTFKIASLQRFVEHDFDAGELGSSGFSVASVHQIGIFDIRVLNLDRHAGNILVKKKDQGKNYTDGVAELVPIDHGLCLPEWLDNPYFEWLHWPQASIPFSESELEYISNLDPFKDAQILRTELPSLKEPSVRVLVLCTIFLKLAVVAGLCLADIGKMMTREFYGGEEKLSILENLCAKAKANVVHIEEYNDNDDNDNEDNDDGQNRLEPEEEEKEEEEEEIFKFDDEDQNEDENNKDLDDLPQLLKSPPPKIPKLSNVRSLPKMHNITLSPCKENTLKKGVKMAIEEKGSYNIDIDIDMNEEDKGGGGGGGGLTRSISYSVQNCNCEIGGVFLGDMSENEWSLFLELFEKLLPEVIEGSKCKMGPRLRLGTSCKF; encoded by the coding sequence ATGGCAATAGTAATTGAACAACATCATGGATACAAGCCATTTGACCGATCTCAACGATGCAGACTCCAATCCTTTACTCATTTTGATTACTCCAACTTTCTTCAACCTTCCCAAACCAATCTTACCCATAACTCTTCCTTTAAACAACAACAAGCATTTCAATTTGTTACCGATACTAATACTAACAACATTAACAACAACAATTTTCATAGAAGCTTATCAACTCCTTGTTTTCCCCTACCGACTACTCAATTCAAAGATGAATTGAATGACAAGCTGAGAATTGAGATTGTTGGAGGCTATGGTGCACCAAAGGTCCATGCACTTGTTGTTGAAATTTCCATAGCTATGGCCACAAATGTTGAACCTATACCACTTGCAAATGGGCTTGGTGGTGCTTACTTGTTATGCAACAGGAATGGTGATAATATTGCTATTGCGAAACCAATTGACGAAGAGCCTTTAGCCTTTAATAACCCAAAAGGGTTTGGTGGATTGATGCTTGGGCAGCCAGGGATCAAGCGTTCAATTAAAGTTGGGGGAACCGGGATTCGGGAATTGGCTGCTTATTTGCTTGATCATGCTGGTTTTGCTGGTGTTCCTCCAACAGCTTTAGTTAAAATTGCTGATGTTGGCTTTCATAGTGAAATTGACAAGAATTGTAATGTTTCATCTTCAACTTTTAAGATTGCCTCACTTCAGAGATTTGTAGAGCATGATTTTGATGCCGGGGAATTGGGTTCTTCCGGTTTTTCAGTTGCATCAGTTCATCAAATTGGGATATTTGATATAAGAGTACTGAATCTTGATAGGCATGCTGGGAATATACTTGTGAAAAAGAAAGATCAAGGCAAGAATTATACAGATGGTGTAGCTGAGCTCGTGCCGATTGATCACGGACTTTGCCTCCCTGAATGGCTTGATAATCCTTATTTTGAATGGTTGCATTGGCCTCAAGCTTCAATTCCATTTTCAGAATCAGAACTTGAGTATATATCCAATCTTGATCCTTTTAAAGATGCTCAGATTCTAAGAACTGAGCTTCCTTCTTTGAAGGAACCGTCAGTTCGAGTCCTTGTCCTCTGTACTATCTTCTTGAAACTAGCGGTAGTTGCCGGGCTTTGCCTTGCTGATATAGGCAAAATGATGACAAGAGAGTTCTATGGAGGAGAAGAAAAGTTGAGCATTTTAGAAAATCTATGTGCAAAAGCAAAGGCTAATGTTGTTCACATAGAAGAGTACAACGACAATGATGACAACGACAACGAGGACAATGATGATGGGCAGAACAGACTCGAacccgaagaagaagaaaaagaagaagaagaagaagagatattTAAATTCGACGACGAAGATCAAAACGAAGACGAAAACAACAAGGATTTGGATGATCTCCCTCAACTCCTAAAATCCCCACCACCCAAAATCCCAAAACTATCAAATGTGAGATCATTGCCTAAAATGCACAACATAACATTGTCTCCATGCAAGGAAAACACCCTAAAAAAGGGTGTTAAAATGGCAATTGAGGAAAAGGGTAGCTACAATATTGACATTGACATTGATATGAATGAAGAAGAtaaaggaggaggaggaggaggaggaggtttGACAAGAAGCATAAGTTATTCAGTACAGAATTGCAATTGTGAAATAGGAGGAGTTTTTCTTGGAGATATGAGTGAAAATGAATGGTCATTATTTTTGGAGTTGTTTGAGAAGCTTTTGCCTGAAGTTATTGAAGGATCAAAATGCAAAATGGGTCCTAGGCTACGTTTAGGAACTTCTTGCAAGTTTTAa